From the Microbacterium thalassium genome, one window contains:
- a CDS encoding monovalent cation/H+ antiporter complex subunit F, protein MNTVLAIAYAIFAIAALVTVYKIVVGPSILDRAVASDVLLTEVMCVLGVDMAVNHHTRSLPVLLIIAAVGVFGSIAIARFVARRDQEDR, encoded by the coding sequence ATGAACACCGTGCTCGCCATCGCCTACGCGATCTTCGCGATCGCGGCGCTCGTGACGGTCTACAAGATCGTCGTCGGGCCGTCGATCCTCGATCGCGCCGTGGCGTCGGACGTCCTGCTCACCGAGGTGATGTGCGTGCTCGGCGTCGACATGGCCGTGAACCATCACACGCGATCGCTGCCGGTGCTGCTGATCATCGCGGCGGTCGGCGTGTTCGGGTCCATCGCGATCGCGCGGTTCGTCGCGCGCAGAGACCAGGAGGACCGATGA
- a CDS encoding Na+/H+ antiporter subunit E: MTNVDTTPPRARETLTRLWRQLPFFVWLVALWMLLWGQFTWTAAITGLIAAIVVTRVFRLPPVELSGRVNAWYGLVFVVEFLGALVLGSLTVAWQVVSPRGQPGAAIIAVHLITDDDLIMTHTAVTASLIPGSLVLEADRERRVLYLHVIGVRDDRDAERQRESVLRWERRIVKAVGSRAQVAQLRSASEDAA; this comes from the coding sequence GTGACGAACGTGGACACGACACCGCCCCGCGCACGGGAGACCCTCACGCGGCTGTGGCGCCAGCTGCCCTTCTTCGTGTGGCTGGTGGCGCTGTGGATGCTGCTGTGGGGCCAGTTCACCTGGACGGCGGCGATCACCGGGCTGATCGCCGCGATCGTGGTGACGCGGGTGTTCCGCCTGCCGCCGGTCGAGCTGTCCGGCCGGGTGAACGCGTGGTACGGGCTCGTCTTCGTCGTCGAATTCCTCGGTGCGCTGGTGCTCGGCTCGCTCACGGTGGCGTGGCAGGTCGTCAGCCCGCGAGGACAGCCCGGCGCCGCCATCATCGCCGTGCACCTGATCACCGACGACGACCTGATCATGACGCACACGGCGGTCACGGCATCCCTCATCCCGGGATCGCTCGTCCTCGAGGCCGATCGCGAGCGCCGCGTGCTGTACCTGCACGTGATCGGCGTGCGCGACGACCGCGATGCCGAGCGTCAGCGCGAGAGCGTGCTGCGGTGGGAGCGGCGGATCGTCAAGGCGGTGGGCTCGCGCGCCCAGGTCGCGCAGCTGCGGAGCGCGTCGGAGGATGCCGCATGA
- a CDS encoding Na+/H+ antiporter subunit D, which yields MTPIAPALVPLLVTLPLLGAAIALIAARHRRVQVGVSIVTLTVVCAIAGILLAVVDLGDQAIAVSVGGWPIPYGIVLYVDRFAALLVMVSSIVLLAVLLFSVGQGAADGDDDTPVSIFHPTYLVLAAGIFTAFVAGDLFNLYVGFEILLVASYVLITLGSTRSRIRTGAVYIVVSLVSSILFLAAIAMIYGALGTVNMVHIAQRMSELPQETQLVLHVLLIVAFSIKAAVFPLSFWLPDSYPTAPAPVTAVFAGLLTKVGVYAIIRTETELFLDNDINTVLMYAALATMIVGVLGAVAQAELKRILSFTLVSHIGYMIFGLAIATPAAIGATVYYMVHHIVVQTTLFLAVGLVERRAGSTSILRVKGLMRAAPVIAVLYFIPAVNLGGLPPFSGFIGKFALFDAAAQVGTPLMIVLIVGGVVTSLLTLYALMRAWNLSFWREEADSAETEERIAYLGDAPEATVQTERRAIPRIMTAATTGMVTVTIALTVFAGPLYDICARIGGALLQPVTVVQLEQEHDESTGQSGEEAP from the coding sequence GTGACCCCCATCGCCCCGGCCCTGGTCCCGCTGCTGGTGACGCTGCCCCTGCTGGGCGCGGCGATCGCCCTCATCGCCGCGCGCCATCGCCGCGTGCAGGTGGGCGTGTCGATCGTGACGCTCACGGTGGTGTGCGCCATCGCGGGGATCCTGCTGGCCGTGGTGGACCTCGGCGACCAGGCGATCGCGGTCTCGGTGGGCGGCTGGCCGATCCCGTACGGCATCGTGCTGTACGTCGACCGCTTCGCGGCGCTGCTGGTCATGGTCTCGTCGATCGTGCTGCTGGCCGTCCTGCTCTTCTCGGTCGGCCAGGGCGCCGCCGACGGCGACGACGACACCCCGGTGTCGATCTTCCACCCCACGTACCTCGTGCTCGCCGCCGGCATCTTCACCGCGTTCGTGGCCGGGGACCTGTTCAACCTGTACGTCGGGTTCGAGATCCTGCTGGTGGCCTCGTACGTGCTCATCACGCTCGGCTCGACGAGGTCGCGCATCCGCACCGGCGCCGTGTACATCGTCGTCTCGCTGGTGTCGTCCATCCTGTTCCTCGCGGCGATCGCGATGATCTACGGCGCCCTCGGCACGGTCAACATGGTGCACATCGCCCAGCGGATGTCGGAGCTGCCGCAGGAGACGCAGCTCGTGCTGCACGTCCTGCTGATCGTGGCCTTCAGCATCAAGGCCGCGGTGTTCCCGCTGTCGTTCTGGCTGCCCGACTCGTACCCGACGGCGCCGGCGCCGGTCACGGCGGTGTTCGCGGGCCTGCTGACCAAGGTCGGCGTGTACGCCATCATCCGCACCGAGACCGAGCTGTTCCTCGACAACGACATCAACACCGTGCTGATGTACGCAGCGCTGGCCACGATGATCGTCGGGGTCCTCGGCGCCGTCGCGCAGGCCGAGCTCAAACGCATCCTGTCGTTCACGCTGGTCAGCCACATCGGCTACATGATCTTCGGGCTCGCGATCGCGACGCCGGCGGCGATCGGCGCGACGGTGTACTACATGGTCCACCACATCGTCGTGCAGACGACGCTGTTCCTCGCGGTGGGGCTGGTGGAGCGCCGGGCCGGGTCGACGTCGATCCTGCGGGTGAAGGGACTCATGCGCGCGGCGCCGGTCATCGCGGTGCTGTACTTCATCCCGGCCGTCAACCTGGGCGGGCTGCCGCCGTTCTCGGGGTTCATCGGCAAGTTCGCGCTGTTCGACGCGGCCGCGCAGGTGGGGACGCCGCTCATGATCGTGCTCATCGTCGGCGGGGTCGTGACGTCGCTGCTGACGCTGTACGCGCTGATGCGGGCCTGGAACCTCTCGTTCTGGCGCGAGGAGGCCGACTCCGCCGAGACCGAGGAGCGCATCGCCTACCTCGGGGACGCGCCGGAGGCGACCGTGCAGACCGAGCGCCGGGCGATCCCGCGCATCATGACCGCCGCCACGACCGGCATGGTCACCGTGACGATCGCGCTGACGGTGTTCGCCGGCCCCCTGTACGACATCTGCGCCCGCATCGGCGGCGCGCTCCTGCAGCCGGTGACCGTCGTGCAGCTCGAACAGGAGCACGATGAGAGCACCGGACAGTCGGGGGAGGAGGCGCCGTGA
- a CDS encoding Na(+)/H(+) antiporter subunit C, translated as MSVSIVLIVVMAVLFAAGVYAMLERSLTRVLIGFLLLGNAANLLLLIVMGAPGVAPFAGTAEASEMSDPLPQALMLTAIVITFAVSAFLLALIYRSWQLGRADTVEDDEADRAVRERGAEDEESLDAETEVEASDATTDFVDIQTRPITIPTARDATRREDGGRT; from the coding sequence CTGAGCGTGTCGATCGTGCTGATCGTCGTCATGGCGGTGCTCTTCGCCGCCGGCGTCTACGCGATGCTCGAGCGCAGCCTCACGCGCGTGCTGATCGGGTTCCTGCTGCTGGGGAACGCGGCCAATCTGCTGCTGCTGATCGTCATGGGGGCCCCGGGCGTCGCGCCGTTCGCGGGGACCGCCGAGGCCTCCGAGATGTCGGATCCGCTCCCGCAGGCGCTCATGCTCACCGCGATCGTGATCACTTTCGCCGTCTCGGCGTTCCTCCTGGCCCTCATCTACCGGTCGTGGCAGCTCGGACGCGCTGACACCGTCGAGGACGACGAGGCGGACCGCGCGGTGCGCGAGCGCGGCGCCGAGGACGAGGAGTCGCTGGACGCCGAGACCGAGGTCGAGGCGTCGGATGCCACCACCGACTTCGTCGACATCCAGACGCGGCCGATCACGATCCCGACGGCGCGCGACGCGACGCGCCGCGAGGACGGGGGACGGACGTGA